The following proteins come from a genomic window of Streptomyces sp. NBC_01716:
- a CDS encoding CHAD domain-containing protein: protein MTPGGAGVQHHEADTAGSVGTARPAGPSPANDAFEATAGQVLAGYLNTRCGDFLRSLRLYGESGSDTAAAEEAASALRCSARRIGGSLHTFRVLLDPAWADQLRTELGWLSGTLAQEYACTDRLHRLVSALARLSGAGPAGAAVPKARSNGEGAEGGKAGPGPESGADPGSGATAAPGALTVGASRAGALLERQLTLARTRAHSAALQALGSSRFHAVADAVAVLASEVPLAPVAGAPAAEILAAPQSAAERRLLDAVSVLPLARAAHPYNAEALIHGLSTPSDGETQDAPWHQVRLLLRLHRYAQEIRHVGGAPDPVLADAGRALDRHRDAAEAAAAAANAARTPRIAPATAYALGVLHADQRHEVEAARYEFLQIWQRRAATAL, encoded by the coding sequence TTGACGCCCGGAGGCGCCGGCGTGCAGCACCATGAAGCAGACACCGCCGGCTCGGTCGGTACCGCCCGGCCTGCCGGGCCCTCCCCCGCGAACGACGCCTTCGAGGCGACCGCGGGGCAGGTGCTCGCCGGGTATCTGAACACCCGGTGCGGGGACTTCCTGCGCAGCCTGCGGCTGTACGGGGAGAGCGGTTCGGACACGGCCGCTGCCGAGGAGGCGGCGTCGGCGCTGCGCTGCTCGGCGCGGCGGATCGGGGGCAGCCTGCACACGTTCCGGGTACTGCTGGACCCGGCGTGGGCGGACCAGCTCCGGACGGAACTGGGCTGGCTGTCCGGCACTCTCGCGCAGGAGTACGCGTGCACGGACCGGCTGCACCGGCTGGTGTCGGCGCTGGCGCGGTTGTCGGGGGCGGGGCCTGCGGGAGCGGCGGTGCCGAAGGCCCGTAGCAACGGCGAGGGTGCAGAGGGCGGCAAGGCCGGTCCGGGCCCGGAGAGCGGCGCCGACCCGGGCTCGGGCGCCACGGCGGCTCCGGGCGCGCTGACCGTGGGGGCCTCGCGCGCCGGGGCGTTGCTGGAACGGCAGTTGACCCTCGCGCGTACGCGGGCGCACTCCGCGGCCCTTCAGGCGCTGGGCTCGTCGCGCTTCCACGCGGTGGCCGACGCCGTCGCCGTACTGGCCTCCGAGGTGCCGCTGGCACCGGTCGCCGGGGCGCCCGCCGCGGAGATCCTCGCGGCGCCGCAGAGCGCGGCCGAACGAAGACTCCTCGACGCGGTGTCCGTGCTGCCGCTGGCCCGCGCCGCGCATCCGTACAACGCGGAGGCCCTGATCCACGGCCTCTCCACGCCCTCGGACGGCGAGACCCAGGACGCGCCGTGGCACCAGGTGCGGCTGCTGCTCAGACTGCACCGGTACGCACAGGAGATCCGCCACGTGGGCGGCGCCCCGGACCCCGTGCTCGCCGACGCGGGCCGTGCCCTGGACCGGCACCGCGACGCGGCCGAGGCCGCCGCCGCGGCGGCGAACGCGGCCCGTACGCCGCGGATCGCCCCCGCGACGGCGTACGCGCTCGGCGTGCTGCACGCGGACCAGCGCCACGAGGTGGAGGCGGCGCGCTACGAATTCCTCCAGATCTGGCAGCGGAGGGCGGCGACCGCCCTATGA
- a CDS encoding effector-associated constant component EACC1, with protein sequence MTDLDARAAALRLSVDVPDDAVGRDQLGSLYAWLREVDALRGVVALRGAPPVAGTMGAALDVITVAVGSGGAAGVLARSVVSWLIQGRRSDVKVTVTTENGRSVEIDVRGARDPEALMRQVADMARRPAGSDD encoded by the coding sequence ATGACTGACCTCGATGCGCGGGCCGCGGCGTTACGGCTGTCGGTCGATGTGCCGGACGACGCCGTTGGCCGTGACCAACTCGGCTCGCTGTACGCGTGGTTGCGTGAGGTGGACGCACTGCGGGGAGTCGTCGCACTGCGTGGCGCGCCGCCGGTGGCCGGGACCATGGGGGCCGCACTCGATGTGATCACCGTCGCTGTCGGCTCCGGTGGCGCCGCCGGTGTTCTCGCGCGGTCCGTCGTGTCGTGGCTCATCCAGGGACGGCGCTCGGACGTCAAGGTCACCGTCACCACCGAGAACGGCCGGAGCGTGGAGATCGATGTGCGGGGCGCCCGGGATCCGGAGGCGCTGATGCGGCAAGTGGCCGACATGGCCCGGCGGCCGGCGGGCTCGGATGACTGA
- a CDS encoding NUDIX hydrolase — translation MSERADTRAGTILAAGCVLWRKSPYRADGTEICLVHRPKYDDWSHPKGKLKHAEDALAGALREVLEETGHHCAPGARLGTVSYLANGRPKQVIYWAAEATDGAFAANDEVDRILWLPPPTARDRLTQPRDRLLVDALLAALPAKGAPKG, via the coding sequence ATGAGCGAGAGGGCCGACACCAGGGCGGGAACCATCTTGGCCGCGGGCTGCGTGCTGTGGCGGAAGTCGCCGTACCGCGCGGACGGCACGGAGATCTGCCTGGTCCACCGGCCGAAGTACGACGACTGGTCGCACCCGAAGGGCAAGCTGAAGCACGCGGAGGACGCCCTCGCCGGCGCGCTGCGCGAGGTCCTGGAGGAGACGGGCCACCACTGCGCCCCGGGCGCCCGGCTCGGCACCGTCAGCTATCTGGCCAACGGCCGCCCCAAGCAGGTCATCTACTGGGCGGCCGAGGCGACGGACGGTGCCTTCGCGGCGAACGACGAGGTGGACCGCATTCTCTGGCTCCCGCCGCCCACGGCCCGCGACCGCCTGACCCAGCCCCGCGACCGCCTGCTGGTGGACGCGCTGCTGGCGGCTCTGCCGGCGAAAGGCGCGCCGAAGGGGTGA